One part of the Perognathus longimembris pacificus isolate PPM17 chromosome 10, ASM2315922v1, whole genome shotgun sequence genome encodes these proteins:
- the Tmem231 gene encoding transmembrane protein 231, with amino-acid sequence MALHEIFSHPVERSYRAGLCSKAALFLLLATALTYIPPLLVAFRSHGFWLKRSSYEEQPAVRFQHQVLLVALLGPEPGGFLAWSTFPAFNRLQGDHLRIPLVSTREEDRNQDGKMDMLHFRLELPLQATENVFGVQLILTFSYQLHRMSTLVMQSMAFLQSSFAVPGSQLYVNGDLRLQQKQPLGYRGLDVRYNVSVINGTSPFAQDYDLTHIVAAYQERNVTTVLDNPNPIWLVGRAGEAPFVINAVIRYPVEVISYQPGFWEMIKFAWVQYVSILLIFLWVFERIKVFVFQNQVVTTIPVASVPQGEVYKQHLS; translated from the exons ATGGCGCTCCACGAGATCTTCTCTCACCCGGTCGAGCGCAGCTACCGCGCGGGGCTCTGCTCCAAGGCCGCGCTGTTCCTGCTGCTGGCCACGGCGCTCACCTACATCCCGCCGCTGCTGGTGGCCTTCCGGAGCCACG GGTTTTGGCTGAAGCGGAGCAGCTACGAGGAGCAGCCGGCCGTGCGCTTCCAGCACCAGGTGCTGCTCGTGGCCCTGCTGGGCCCGGAGCCCGGCGGCTTCCTGGCCTGGAGCACGTTCCCCGCCTTCAACCGGCTGCAGGGGGACCACCTTCGCATCCCGCTCGTGTCG ACTAGAGAAGAAGACAGGAATCAGGATGGAAAAATGGACATGTTACATTTTAGACTGGAGCTTCCTCTGCAAGCCACAGAGAATGTCTTTGGAGTCCAACTTATCTTGACCTTCTCCTACCAGCTGCAT AGGATGTCCACGTTGGTGATGCAGAGCATGGCGTTTCTCCAGTCCTCCTTTGCTGTCCCTGGGTCCCAGTTATACGTGAATGGGGACCTCAGGCTACAGCAGAAGCAGCCTCTGGGTTACCGCGGCCTAGACGTCCGCTACAAT GTGTCTGTGATCAATGGGACCAGCCCTTTCGCCCAGGACTATGACCTTACCCACATTGTGGCTGCTTACCAGGAAAGGAATG TTACCACTGTCCTGGACAACCCCAACCCCATCTGGCTGGTGGGCAGGGCCGGCGAAGCTCCATTCGTGATCAACGCTGTCATCCGCTACCCTGTGGAAGTCATTTC TTACCAACCAGGCTTCTGGGAGATGATCAAGTTTGCCTGGGTCCAGTACGTCAGCATCCTGCTCATCTTCCTCTGGGTGTTCGAAAGAATAAAAGTTTTCGTGTTTCAGAATCAAGTGGTCACCACCATTCCTGTGGCGTCAGTGCCTCAGGGAGAGGTGTACAAGCAGCACTTGTCCTAA